Below is a window of Plasmodium gaboni strain SY75 chromosome 11, whole genome shotgun sequence DNA.
TGAGGAAAACAATAATGAGGTTAAAGAATACAATActaatgaaaataattataatagatatgatgatgaaaagGATAAAAAGTTGGAAGgttttaataataatgataataataataataataatcttAAGGGTGATGATGAGAAAAATAGCCATGTGGGTGATGGCCATACacattttaataaagaagaaatgATAAATGAAATTTCAAAATTCAacaaaaatgaattaaatttaaataggggtgaaatatatttaaatgacAAGGAAtgttcatttatatcatatattatattaagTAGCGAATTTCGTTTTTATCCTATAgaagaaatgaaaaaaaaaaaaagaagagATACATTAAAAATAGATGATACAATTAATCTGATAGATAcaaaaagaattaaatttgataataataataataataatatgaataagatagaaattagaaaaaaagaaaatgtCACTGATGTAGATGTAGATGCAGataaaagtaataattatcatttgaatgaaaacaaaaatataaacaatagtgaggatatattaaaaaaagaggatgaagaagaagagaatttaaaaaaagaaggaGGGGATTTATTAATGAAAGGTAATAATGTAGATAAAATGTTATTAGATGATATAGATATTGACAAGACACCCAGatatgataaaattatGGATGCAGAAGAAAGAGATAAATTAGAACTTTTTGATGAAattttaatacatataaaacgtaatttttatgagaaaatattaaatatagaAACCAATTTTAAAAACTTAGAAAATCAAATTGAAGATAATCATTCATTTCATTTTCGTTGTATTATTgaaaaattgaaaaatCGAAAGTATGATaatatactatatatatataatgatatatatttatatcataataatttattgTTTCTATCTAAACCATCTAGTTATACTTGGATGAAATTACATGAACTCTCCACTCAAATTACAAATACTATTTCTGATATACATCATAAGAAATACATGCAAAAACCAAATAGAAAATTGTATCATATAGATAAAGAAGAgaaggaaaaaaaagataaaaaaaaagaagtACTTAAAGATCATGAAAAAATGGAATTTTGTATAAACGAGGAGGAGAAGTTGGCATTCCAGTTGCTTCTAAGCAAGTTAAATCAGGACACTCATTTTGAGGTACACCcaaaggaatatatatatgtatatatgtatatattaatatatatatatatatatatatatatatatatttatatgtatttatttatttatatatatatatatatatatatatatattttttttttttttttttagcTGTTTCGGAAATTTAAGAATAAAGCTGTGTGGAAGACACTTGAGGGGGGTGAAATTGAATTGGATGATAAGTTAACAAGAGCGGATGTGTTCAggtatttttttttatatgcatatatttttcatttaaattattttatgcaaattattatatgtatatatatatatatatatatttatatatttatttattttttatttttatatagaGAAATGTATAATTGGTGTAAGTTTCAGTTggaaatgaaaaataagAAAAGTGAATTATCTGACTCAGAAAGTGATTCATCAAAGGATTCTTACtaatttgtatataatatatttaaattttttttttttgttacatgtatatatatatatatatatgttattaataatattgatattccacatattattttaattagtactttaattttttttttttttaaatattctCCTAATATTTGagacatatatatatatatatatatattatgtatgtatgttttatgctataatattattcttataattatttattgatTTTTTATATGCTAAACTTATTTTTcaacatattataaaatttatttaaatagtttgaattcaaaaaaaaattttaaataaaaaataaacatatacatatatatgtatatattatatttttataacataaaaaaaaaaaaatgataaaattgTCTTGTTAGACATTTATTGCAACAAAATTGTCACAGTTTTTTATGGTGTAGAAGGATCGGATTCAATTTAAAGGGTACAAAAAATGTAAGTcagaaaaagaaatatataaacatatatataaatatatatatatatatatatttatatgtgtatgCAATTTAATTTTCGAATATAGACGAATCTGCATTATTTTCTGGTATgaattttaatatatgattaatTGGTTTATATTCtagaataatattttcattgctagaatattcttttttatttttattcatatcaatattattatcatgtTCTTCAacattatcattttttaaagtaTAGTCGAACATTTtacaatatttttcttcatctACAGATCCAAAATAGGCAATATTATCTCCCctaataattaaatttcctacaaaattaaaatgaaatgtatccatataaataaaaataaataaatcaatatatatatatatatatatatatatatcattgtgtaaaaaaataaataaggTAACGCTTTTCACCCTACCAACATATACGtctgaaaaaaaatttttttcaggaatgattattttttcaacACAGTGAGTTAAGAAAACATTACCATGTTGATCATAAGTTCTTAATATACctatcaaaaaaataaaaattaaaattatatacatatatataatatattatatatatatgtatatatttatgtatatcTTCATATTTTGAAGTACctaaatataatttattatcacgtgatgaaataaaaatgtaagTGTCAATTTCTTCTTCAAAGTTACTTAACCATAAGGGCATAGACGAATGCTCCATTGTATTTATcgtattttttttttttttttttttttactttaATCTTTATTTGTTAAGTGTTTAAgtatgttttattattcttttttattttatttctcttattattataagaaaaaaaaaaaaaaaaaaaaaaaaaaaaaaaatttttttttttttttttaataatttaaaaataaaaaaatatttattttttttttttttttttttttttttaattatatttttttttttttttttttttttttttttttttttttttttttttttttttttttttttttttttttttttatatatNNNNNNNNNNNNNNNNNNNNNNNNNNNNNNNNNNNNNNNNNNNNNNNNNNNNNNNNNNNNNNNNNNNNNNNNNNNNNNNNNNNNNNNNNNNNNNNNNNNNNNNNNNNNNNNNNNNNNNNNNNNNNNNNNNNNNNNNNNNNNNNNNNNNNNNNNNNNNNNNNNNNNNNNNNNNNNNNNNNNNNNNNNNNNNNNNNNNNNNNNNNNNNNNNNNNNNNNNNNNNNNNNNNNNNNNNNNNNNNNNNNNNNNNNNNNNNNNNNNNNNNNNNNNNNNNNNNNNNNNNNNNNNNNNNNNNNNNNNNNaaaaaaatataattttaaaatatttataattaaaattaattaaaatatttttttttttttttttttttttttttttttttttttttttattttaatctttattttttaaatttttaaatattttttttttttttttttttttttttttttttttttttaaaaaaaaaaaaaaaaaaaaaaaaaaaaaaaaaaccaactttattatatgtttttaataattcacatataaaataatatcaaatAACAATTCAGATGGgttttaattaaaatacatttttttcttctatataataattataatacTGCTGAattgtttttgtttttttctatttcataaatttttcgaacatatatataagagttattatttctttttataaattttcgttcaataaaataatcatTTCTTCATAAgatatttaaaataaaaaaaaattttgtttcaattttaaattcaaatataatatatattatatattatatatatataatatataatttttatacttatagaaaaaaaaaaaaaaaaaaaaaaaaaaaaaaaaaaaaaaaaaaaaaaaaaaaaaaaaaaaaaaaaaaaaaaaaaaaaaaaaaaaaaaaaaaaaaaaaatttttttttaatttttatttaaatataataaatattaaaaattaaaaaaaaaaaaaaaaaaaaaaaaaaaaaaaaaaaaaaaaaaaaaaaaaaatatatatatatatattatatatatataatatataatttttatacttatagaaaaaaaaaaaaaaaa
It encodes the following:
- a CDS encoding hypothetical protein (conserved Plasmodium protein, unknown function); this translates as MADNNIDKNESDSSCINASDEQKSSEEKDNQGETSAMPNVNENVNENNSSFFTKCFSKIVNFSSNTPEKNVPVENEENNNEVKEYNTNENNYNRYDDEKDKKLEGFNNNDNNNNNNLKGDDEKNSHVGDGHTHFNKEEMINEISKFNKNELNLNRGEIYLNDKECSFISYIILSSEFRFYPIEEMKKKKRRDTLKIDDTINLIDTKRIKFDNNNNNNMNKIEIRKKENVTDVDVDADKSNNYHLNENKNINNSEDILKKEDEEEENLKKEGGDLLMKGNNVDKMLLDDIDIDKTPRYDKIMDAEERDKLELFDEILIHIKRNFYEKILNIETNFKNLENQIEDNHSFHFRCIIEKLKNRKYDNILYIYNDIYLYHNNLLFLSKPSSYTWMKLHELSTQITNTISDIHHKKYMQKPNRKLYHIDKEEKEKKDKKKEVLKDHEKMEFCINEEEKLAFQLLLSKLNQDTHFELFRKFKNKAVWKTLEGGEIELDDKLTRADVFREMYNWCKFQLEMKNKKSELSDSESDSSKDSY
- a CDS encoding putative U6 snRNA-associated Sm-like protein LSm1 encodes the protein MEHSSMPLWLSNFEEEIDTYIFISSRDNKLYLGILRTYDQHGNVFLTHCVEKIIIPEKNFFSDVYVGNLIIRGDNIAYFGSVDEEKYCKMFDYTLKNDNVEEHDNNIDMNKNKKEYSSNENIILEYKPINHILKFIPENNADSSIFEN